A single genomic interval of uncultured Desulfobulbus sp. harbors:
- a CDS encoding TonB-dependent receptor: MKKTMRAGLGLFLMFSGQQSALADENPTPATGAYTLGEVVVSAESLPASECAGTVYRVTERDIAASGASTLDQALELVPGLNIREGAEGTPRIDVRGFRTRHVHLFLNGIPIRNTNDGQFDPTLIPAEIISEIKVLSGGSSVLYGEGGNGAVIDIITKAGTPGVHGRVEGKMGTGDLYEANGSVYGASDKVSFYGSVGTQSRNSFPLSGDFTDTAVEDGDKRLNSDRERNTFFGNMTYAITDENSVGLTVSHVTGDNGKPPVTNYDKNDLFSSKTKYERIDYLDSTMVQAAFAHDGGGPIDYRGWAYFSQTDTEENGYDDAGYDTQLLSGAFSQDSTVRIAGVHAQAGYTFSDASKATLGMTAEEESWEADGFEVDKKNNAVDFSSDEDMNTYSLALEYERKLSDRWQLVMGYGHHFQHRDETDDDDFSYMIGTSYDLTDTTRLKANHARKIRFPSLKQLYDESAGNEDLNREITMHYELGVEQQITTKTQLNVTGFVIDATDFIEKDDTTSIYENYQDLLFYGIESELTMRPLENLQIRCGLTWMETEDRSDDNSRDDLQYRPKWKVTLDSQYDFSFGLRASGSVIYVGEQYFYDKNDVEKKKLNDFTLVNLKLSQKIPTTSFEVYAGVDNLFDEDYEESYGLPQPGRLLYTGLVYRF, encoded by the coding sequence GTGAAGAAAACCATGAGGGCCGGACTTGGCCTGTTTTTGATGTTCAGCGGTCAACAGAGCGCTTTAGCCGATGAAAACCCGACACCTGCAACCGGGGCCTACACGTTAGGCGAGGTGGTTGTCTCTGCAGAATCTCTTCCTGCAAGCGAATGTGCGGGAACGGTGTATCGGGTTACCGAGCGTGACATTGCCGCCAGCGGTGCTTCGACCCTGGATCAAGCCCTGGAGCTGGTTCCTGGTCTAAATATTCGCGAAGGAGCCGAAGGGACGCCGCGTATCGATGTGCGCGGATTTCGTACCCGTCATGTCCATCTTTTTCTTAACGGTATTCCCATTCGCAACACCAATGATGGTCAATTTGACCCGACCTTGATCCCTGCGGAAATTATATCTGAAATCAAGGTGTTGTCCGGAGGGAGCTCGGTGCTCTACGGCGAGGGCGGCAATGGCGCTGTCATCGACATCATCACCAAGGCCGGAACTCCCGGAGTACATGGCCGTGTCGAAGGCAAGATGGGCACCGGTGATTTGTACGAGGCAAACGGCAGTGTCTATGGTGCGAGTGACAAGGTGAGTTTCTACGGCTCTGTGGGCACCCAGTCGCGCAATTCATTTCCCTTAAGTGGCGATTTTACCGACACTGCAGTTGAAGATGGTGATAAACGGCTCAACTCCGATCGAGAGCGCAACACCTTTTTCGGTAACATGACCTATGCCATCACCGACGAAAACAGTGTCGGCCTTACAGTAAGCCATGTTACCGGGGATAACGGCAAGCCTCCGGTAACCAACTACGACAAGAACGATCTGTTTTCCAGTAAGACGAAATATGAGCGCATTGACTATCTCGACTCCACCATGGTCCAGGCCGCTTTTGCCCACGATGGCGGTGGCCCGATTGACTACCGTGGCTGGGCCTACTTCAGCCAGACCGATACCGAGGAAAATGGATACGATGATGCCGGGTATGACACCCAGCTGCTCAGTGGTGCCTTCAGCCAGGATTCCACGGTACGTATCGCCGGTGTCCATGCGCAGGCCGGTTATACCTTCAGTGATGCATCCAAGGCTACTTTGGGTATGACCGCTGAAGAGGAGTCCTGGGAGGCGGACGGGTTTGAAGTCGACAAGAAAAATAATGCGGTCGATTTTTCCAGCGATGAGGACATGAATACCTACTCCCTGGCCTTGGAATATGAGCGAAAACTCAGTGACCGCTGGCAGTTGGTCATGGGGTATGGGCATCATTTCCAGCATCGTGATGAGACGGACGATGATGATTTTTCCTACATGATCGGCACCTCTTACGACCTTACCGACACCACACGACTTAAAGCCAACCATGCCCGGAAAATTCGTTTCCCCTCACTGAAACAGCTCTATGACGAGAGTGCCGGCAACGAGGACCTGAATCGGGAAATAACGATGCACTATGAGCTGGGTGTTGAACAGCAGATCACGACGAAAACCCAGCTCAACGTGACCGGTTTTGTGATTGATGCCACGGACTTCATCGAAAAAGACGACACGACCTCAATCTATGAAAACTATCAGGACCTGCTCTTTTACGGCATAGAGTCGGAACTGACCATGCGGCCTCTTGAAAATCTGCAAATTCGCTGCGGGCTCACCTGGATGGAGACCGAAGATCGTTCCGATGACAATAGCCGCGATGATCTCCAGTATCGGCCGAAGTGGAAGGTGACTTTGGACAGCCAGTATGATTTCAGTTTTGGTTTGCGTGCTTCCGGTTCGGTGATCTATGTCGGCGAGCAGTATTTCTACGATAAAAATGATGTCGAGAAAAAGAAGCTCAACGACTTCACCCTGGTCAACCTGAAGCTGAGCCAAAAGATCCCGACCACTTCTTTTGAAGTCTATGCCGGGGTCGACAACCTCTTTGATGAGGACTACGAGGAGAGTTACGGCCTGCCG
- a CDS encoding uridine kinase: MALVREKESKRLHVESALMGESLVSKEFIEQLNIAPQERLYPDIAVVKIGGQSICDRGVKALPGILKEIVRNRKDHKILITTGGGTRSRHIYTIGLEMGMPTGVIAKFGSMVSEQNALMIATLLSPWGGVKISHSDIVKLPTFFAENIIPVMHGMPPYDYFAIKPKVGRIPIHRTDVGLVILADLIGSKTILFIKDENGLYSDDPKKNPRATFIPEIGAQDLLDKDQDDLVIERPCLEIIQNSEVIEKVQIVNGMVEGNITRALHGEHVGTIIYKQ; encoded by the coding sequence ATGGCACTGGTACGGGAAAAGGAAAGCAAGCGGCTCCATGTCGAAAGCGCACTCATGGGTGAGAGCTTGGTGAGCAAGGAGTTCATAGAACAACTCAACATTGCTCCCCAGGAACGGTTGTATCCTGATATAGCCGTGGTCAAGATCGGCGGCCAATCGATCTGCGATCGCGGAGTCAAAGCCCTACCAGGCATCCTCAAGGAGATAGTCCGCAACCGCAAAGACCATAAGATCTTGATCACCACCGGTGGAGGTACCCGCAGCCGCCATATCTATACCATAGGTCTGGAGATGGGTATGCCCACCGGTGTCATTGCCAAATTCGGCAGCATGGTCTCGGAACAGAATGCGCTCATGATCGCCACCCTGCTCTCCCCCTGGGGTGGCGTCAAGATTTCCCATTCGGATATCGTCAAACTGCCGACCTTTTTTGCAGAAAACATCATACCGGTCATGCACGGTATGCCCCCCTACGATTACTTTGCGATCAAGCCCAAGGTCGGCCGCATCCCCATCCATCGCACCGATGTGGGGTTGGTGATCCTGGCCGATCTAATCGGCTCGAAGACCATCCTCTTTATCAAGGATGAAAACGGCCTGTACAGCGATGATCCGAAAAAAAATCCGAGAGCTACATTTATCCCGGAAATCGGCGCCCAGGACTTACTTGACAAGGATCAGGATGACCTGGTCATCGAGCGCCCCTGTCTGGAAATAATCCAGAACAGTGAGGTCATAGAAAAGGTGCAGATCGTCAACGGCATGGTGGAAGGGAATATCACCCGTGCCCTTCATGGCGAGCATGTGGGAACCATCATCTACAAGCAGTAA
- a CDS encoding ATP-binding cassette domain-containing protein — MMLYRLQNLQQRFHGKTVLDIDYMEIEGGCIHALLGPNGSGKTTLLNILAFLDPPVAGEIIFQGAKVDPFHIDFPSLRRRVVLVDQHPIMFSTSVRNNVEFGLKIRKIDTRERQRIVDEVLATVDLERYREARAHELSGGETQRLALARALALNPEVLLCDEPTASVDVENQAVITELLRQINAERGTTIVFTTHDRLQAASLAQHTLVLENGRRANTTYENSYSCVVEPAGNGQRYLLHGVLELIFAHAQDPTTGTINGRVSIDPEKIQLVAPSDACPENHAKLQGRVVMTMEEGRSVRIVVDVGALIVVLMANEAYRKNPPLIGSRICLAIPQAACTLSV, encoded by the coding sequence ATGATGCTCTACCGGCTGCAGAATCTGCAACAGCGGTTTCACGGCAAGACCGTGCTTGATATCGATTATATGGAAATCGAAGGCGGTTGTATTCATGCCCTGCTTGGTCCCAATGGTTCCGGCAAGACCACCCTGTTGAACATTCTCGCCTTTCTCGATCCACCGGTGGCGGGAGAGATTATATTCCAGGGCGCGAAGGTTGATCCCTTTCATATCGATTTTCCATCCCTGCGCCGTCGGGTTGTGCTCGTGGATCAACATCCGATCATGTTTTCGACCTCGGTGCGCAATAATGTCGAGTTTGGCTTGAAGATCAGAAAAATCGATACACGAGAGCGGCAACGAATTGTCGATGAGGTTCTCGCCACGGTCGACCTGGAACGGTATAGGGAGGCCCGAGCCCATGAACTCTCCGGTGGTGAAACCCAGCGTCTCGCTCTGGCCCGTGCCCTGGCCCTCAATCCGGAGGTGCTGCTCTGCGACGAGCCAACGGCCAGTGTTGATGTGGAGAATCAGGCGGTGATAACAGAGTTGTTGCGCCAGATCAACGCCGAGCGGGGAACGACCATCGTTTTCACCACCCATGATCGCCTCCAGGCTGCCTCCTTGGCGCAACACACCTTGGTGTTGGAAAATGGACGTCGTGCCAACACCACCTACGAAAACAGCTATAGCTGTGTGGTGGAACCGGCTGGCAATGGCCAAAGATATCTGCTCCACGGGGTCCTGGAACTCATCTTTGCCCATGCCCAGGATCCGACAACGGGCACAATCAACGGCCGTGTCTCCATTGATCCGGAGAAAATTCAACTTGTCGCCCCCTCCGATGCCTGCCCGGAAAATCATGCCAAACTGCAAGGACGGGTGGTGATGACCATGGAAGAGGGGCGCTCTGTTCGTATTGTGGTCGATGTCGGCGCGCTGATTGTGGTGTTGATGGCCAACGAGGCCTATCGCAAAAATCCACCTCTCATCGGCAGTCGCATCTGTCTCGCTATCCCGCAAGCAGCCTGCACCCTGAGTGTCTGA
- a CDS encoding ABC transporter permease: protein MNFFFDSFIAAFRLIGSLDAELLKIVQVTLSVSTLSTIFAALAGIPGGFFIAQAKIPGKRVVITLLNTLLALPTVVIGLFVYVFISRRGIFGPFDLLYTTQAMIIGQFILIVPLITALTVAAISRVDGRYRKTARTLGANGWQTALVVLREARFAIGAAVISAFGRVVSEIGISMMLGGNIKGFTRTMTTAMALEYDKGSFTLAVALGMVLMILSLGINVVFNLIQGKSNR, encoded by the coding sequence ATGAATTTTTTTTTCGATAGTTTCATAGCCGCCTTTCGTCTGATCGGCTCACTTGACGCGGAACTGCTGAAAATCGTTCAGGTGACCCTGTCGGTCAGCACGCTTTCCACGATCTTTGCCGCCCTGGCAGGGATTCCTGGGGGCTTTTTCATCGCCCAGGCCAAAATCCCAGGGAAGCGGGTGGTGATTACCCTGCTCAACACCCTGCTTGCCCTGCCCACGGTGGTCATAGGCCTTTTTGTCTACGTCTTCATTTCCCGGCGGGGGATTTTTGGCCCTTTCGACCTTTTATATACCACCCAGGCCATGATCATCGGCCAGTTCATTCTCATTGTACCCTTGATAACCGCCCTGACCGTTGCCGCTATCAGCCGGGTGGACGGGCGCTATCGCAAGACCGCGCGGACACTTGGGGCGAACGGTTGGCAAACCGCCCTGGTCGTGCTCCGCGAGGCCCGTTTTGCCATTGGTGCGGCGGTAATCTCCGCCTTTGGCAGGGTGGTTTCCGAAATCGGGATCTCGATGATGCTCGGCGGCAATATCAAGGGGTTTACCCGGACCATGACCACGGCCATGGCCCTGGAGTATGACAAGGGGTCGTTTACCTTGGCGGTCGCTCTGGGGATGGTGCTGATGATCCTCAGTTTGGGGATTAACGTGGTCTTTAACCTGATTCAGGGGAAAAGCAACCGATGA